A single genomic interval of Procambarus clarkii isolate CNS0578487 chromosome 17, FALCON_Pclarkii_2.0, whole genome shotgun sequence harbors:
- the LOC138365585 gene encoding circumsporozoite protein-like, whose product MYPSKFSTSIIPMCPHLNEQYGTRPISFTAEFVTSGQTLGQTSGKTSGQASGKTSGLRSELRSDLRPDLRPDLRQDLRPDLRQDLRPQVRTQVRPQARPQARHQARPQARPQNSGQTSGKTSGQASGKTSGLRSDLRPDLRPDLRPELRSDLRQDLRQDLRPQARPQARPQARPQVRPQARPQARPQTRPQSRPQARPQARPQARPQVRSQARPQARTQVRPQARPQARPQASGQTSGQTSGQTSGQTSGQASGQTSGKTSG is encoded by the exons ATGTATCCATCCAAATTTTCTACATCCATTATTCCGA tgtgtcctcacttgaacgaacaGTACGGGACGAGGCCAATCAGTTTCACAGCGGAATTCGTGACCTCAGGCCAGACCTTAGGCCAGACCTCAGGCAAGACCTCAGGCCAGGCCTCAGGCAAGACCTCAGGCCTCAGATCAGAACTCAGGTcagacctcaggccagacctcaggccagacctcaggcaagacctcaggccagacctcaggcaAGACCTCAGGCCTCAGGTCAGAACTCAGGTcagacctcaggccagacctcaggccagacATCAGGCCAGGCCTCAGGCAAGACCTCAGAACTCAGGTCAGACCTCAGGCAAGACCTCAGGCCAGGCCTCAGGCAAGACCTCAGGCCTCAGGTcagacctcaggccagacctcaggccagacctcaggccagaaCTCAGGTCAGACCTCAGGCAAGACCTCAGGCAAGACctcaggcctcaggccaggcctcaggccagacctcaggccaggcCTCAGGTCAGACCTCAGGCAagacctcaggccagacctcagactaGACCTCAgtccaggcctcaggccaggcctcaggccagacctcaggccagacctcaggtcagatctcaggccagacctcaggccagaaCTCAGGTCAGACCTCAGGCCAGGCCTCAGGCAAGACCTCAGGCCTCAGGTCAGAcatcaggccagacctcaggccagacctccggccagacctcaggccaggcCTCAGGTCAGACCTCAGGCAAGACCTCAGGCTAG